One segment of Nostoc flagelliforme CCNUN1 DNA contains the following:
- a CDS encoding RtcB family protein, producing MKNRRGASQSEAELGLTGVDCITLRQERRIEEAPFAYKPIQSLIDVQVEAEMVDVVARLSPVLTFKA from the coding sequence ATGAAGAACCGCAGAGGTGCATCTCAAAGTGAGGCGGAACTGGGATTAACCGGGGTAGACTGCATCACACTGCGTCAAGAACGCCGAATTGAAGAAGCACCCTTTGCCTACAAACCAATTCAGTCTTTGATTGATGTGCAGGTTGAGGCAGAAATGGTGGACGTTGTGGCGCGATTGAGTCCGGTGTTGACGTTTAAGGCGTAG